The Bdellovibrio sp. ZAP7 DNA segment ATACCCTGAAGGTAAATCAAATCCGTGTTCAAACCTTCCGGTTCCAGGAAAGTTTGGTGACTTGGTCTTTCATGAAAACGAGTTACTTTATCTTCGATCGACGGACAATAACGAGGACCAACACCTTCAATAATCCCGCAATACATAGGAGATTTATCCAGGTTTCCACGGATAATATCGTGAGTTTTTTCTGTGGTGCGAGTTAGATAGCAAAGAATCTGTGGAAGTTTTAATTGAGTCGAAGATTTGTAGCTGAAAGGATAAACCTTTTCATCGCCACCATGAGGAGTTGTTTTCGACCAATCGATAGAATCTTTAAGCAAACGAGCTGGCGTACCCGTCTTCAAACGTTTTACTTCAAAACCGAATTGCGCCAATTGATCAGAAAGACCAATTGAAGGTTTATCACCCACACGGCCACCCGCCTCTTGGCGAAGACCCGTATGCATAACACCGTTCATGAACGTACCAGTTGTGATGATTGTTGCTTTCGCAAAAATCTCGGAACCATCATCCAAAACCACGCCGGCACAGAGGTCTTTATCCAAAATCAGGCGTTTCACTTCGCCTTGAAGAACTTCAAGATTTGGCTGAGTAAAAAGAGCGTTTTTTTGGAAAGCAGAATAAAGATGCTTATCGTTTTGAACTCGAGTTCCGCGAACCGCGGGACCTTTCGAGGAGTTAAGACGCTTGTACTGAATTGTTGTTTCGTCAGCAGCGATACCCATTTGTCCGCCAAGCACGTCAATTTCACGAACCATATGGCCCTTTGCAAGTCCACCAATGGAAGGGTTGCAACTCATATAACCAATACGATCAACATTCGTAGTTACCATCAAAGTTTGAAGACCCAAACGAGCGGACGCCAAACATGCTTCGATTCCGGCATGTCCCGCGCCTACGACGATCACATCAAATTTTTTATTAGTCATAAGTTACTTCCCGATACAAAACTCTTTAAATACTCGGTCCATGATTTGATCATCGAACCGCTTACCTAAAGTTTCGTGAATCGCGATGAGAGATTCCTTAAGCTCTAACGCCAGGAATTCAGAACCCATCCCCTGATCCACCAAGGTTTGTGACCTTTGAGTATTCTCTAAAGCACGAACCAGGTTTTCATAGTGACGGGCATTGGAAATAAGAACGGTATTTTCCACCTGCATATCCGCGAATTCCTGGACAAGCTCTTGAAGGACACTCGAACGCACCTTTTTATCAAGAGCACTGACAAAGAACACCCTTCTTGTGAAGAAAGCCTGGGGATCTACGATTTTCTGGAAAAATTTACTGTTTTTAATGGCTTTTTCGACGATTTCTAGGGGTTTAGACCCACCAATTCGGTCGATTTTATTAGCTAAAATGAAGGTTTTTTGAGGATCCAAGGACTCCAAAATTTGAGTCTCTTCAGCTCCCAACCCCTTCTCGATATCGAAAACAAAGAAAACTACATCGGATTCATTTTGAGCTTCGTAGCTTTTTTGAATACCAATGCGCTCAACCAGGTCCGTCGCCTCATCACGAAGACCGGCCGTGTCTACGAAAGTGAACTTAACACCCTCATAAGAAGTATCCCCGTGAATCACATCACGAGTGGTTCCCGGAATATCCGTTACGATAGCGCGTTCATCTTCCAAGAAAAGATTTAGCAAACTGGATTTTCCCACGTTCGGAAGACCCGTCAGAACAACTCTAAATCCATCCTTTAAAAGGCGGCCAACTTTGAAAGTCCCAACCAGATCTTTAAGTGTCGCTTCGATTTTTTTAAGACGAACTTGAACAACAGAATAATCGACGACATCGATACCTTCCGTAGAAAAATCGATGCTCGCTTCTGCGTGAGCCAAGATCCAAGTCATGTCGTCTTCGACTTCTTCCAGTTTACTGGACAGCTGACCTTTTAATTGGCGAAGAGCCAATTTAGCTGCCTGTTGAGATTGGGATTCGATCAAAGCCAGAACGGATTCAGCCTGTACCAAATCCAATTTACCATTCATAAAAGCACGATATGTGAACTCGCCGCGATCCGCAGGACGAGCACCCAACTGCACCAGTGAATTTAAAATATTTTGGCAGATTAAAGGACTTCCGTGGCAGGAAATCTCGATTACTTCTTCACCCGTGAAGGAGCGACCATTTTGGAAGTAAGTTACCAGAACTTCATCAATCTCCCTCGCGCCGTCTTTCAGATTTCCGAAATAGACTTTATGAGATTCAGGATGTGCAGGTAAGAATTTGCAAAGTTTCGATACGATTTCAAAAGTACGAGGGCCGCTGACTCTAATGACGGAGATACCGCCCACTCCGTGAGGAGTGGAGACCGCGCATATTGTATCCTTGTCACGATCTCCTCGAAGCATGCGACCCTACTTAATACTAATCGTGGTGAGCTTCTTCAGCGTTGTTATTTTGCGCTGAATTGCCACCTTTAGCTGGATAGATTTTGATTTTTTTGTACAAGCCATCACCCAAAGAACGGCTTTTGATACGAGGATCTTTAGCCAAATATTGGTGAACAACTTTGCGATCTTTCGGAGGCAAAGCTCTGTAATATACAGATTTACCCTGCTCGATGCAGATTGCTTTCAAGTTCTCTGCGCGTTCGATAAGAGCGCTTTCAGTTTCATCACGGTATCCACCGCAATCAACTGTGATGTTTGTTTTATCTTCAGGGAAATTGTGTTGAACAACGCGTTTCAAGAACAATTGGAAAGCATCCAACATTTGTCCTTTTTTATCTTTCAAAAGCTCTTCATCTCCACCAGAGAATTGAACTGAAAGAACCGCCCCACCGTCTTCCTCTTTTGAAGAGTTGATTTCAAAAGAAAGATCGAACTGAGCTTTTTCGATGATACCCTCTAGAGTCGCTTGAACCAAAGATTCAACTTCGCTGTTAGCGCTCTTGCTTTTTCCCCCGAAAAGCTTACTAAAAAAACCCATTTTACCTCCCAGGTAAAAATAAAAAATCTAAGTAACTATTTCGCCTTAACCGCTTTGATAGCTGGTTTGGCAGTTGGATCTCTCATGATCAAATACTGTTGGATGATACCGA contains these protein-coding regions:
- a CDS encoding R3H domain-containing nucleic acid-binding protein, translating into MGFFSKLFGGKSKSANSEVESLVQATLEGIIEKAQFDLSFEINSSKEEDGGAVLSVQFSGGDEELLKDKKGQMLDAFQLFLKRVVQHNFPEDKTNITVDCGGYRDETESALIERAENLKAICIEQGKSVYYRALPPKDRKVVHQYLAKDPRIKSRSLGDGLYKKIKIYPAKGGNSAQNNNAEEAHHD
- the mnmE gene encoding tRNA uridine-5-carboxymethylaminomethyl(34) synthesis GTPase MnmE yields the protein MLRGDRDKDTICAVSTPHGVGGISVIRVSGPRTFEIVSKLCKFLPAHPESHKVYFGNLKDGAREIDEVLVTYFQNGRSFTGEEVIEISCHGSPLICQNILNSLVQLGARPADRGEFTYRAFMNGKLDLVQAESVLALIESQSQQAAKLALRQLKGQLSSKLEEVEDDMTWILAHAEASIDFSTEGIDVVDYSVVQVRLKKIEATLKDLVGTFKVGRLLKDGFRVVLTGLPNVGKSSLLNLFLEDERAIVTDIPGTTRDVIHGDTSYEGVKFTFVDTAGLRDEATDLVERIGIQKSYEAQNESDVVFFVFDIEKGLGAEETQILESLDPQKTFILANKIDRIGGSKPLEIVEKAIKNSKFFQKIVDPQAFFTRRVFFVSALDKKVRSSVLQELVQEFADMQVENTVLISNARHYENLVRALENTQRSQTLVDQGMGSEFLALELKESLIAIHETLGKRFDDQIMDRVFKEFCIGK